One genomic region from Reichenbachiella ulvae encodes:
- a CDS encoding DEAD/DEAH box helicase: MKFKEVGIQSPVLEGIEAMGFENATPIQEQAIPLILEGKDLIACAQTGTGKTAAFLLPTIQQIQAQANHGSIDCLIIVPTRELAVQIDQQLQGLGYFVDISSLAIYGGGDGSSWDTQKKALVNGANIIIATPGRLIAHLNQEYVDLSKVTHFILDEADRMLDMGFYDDIKKIMEGLPAKRQNLMFSATMPPKMRVLAKEVLNDPAELNIAISKPSEAIVQAAFMTYDSQKLDLIKHLLKAKKLDSVFVFLSKKTEVDKAAAAIKKIGINAEAIHSGLEQSKREVVLQDFINKKINVLVATDVMSRGIDIKGIDMVINYNVPGDAEDYVHRIGRTGRAEARGVAFTFVNEEDMYKFAQIEELIGAEIRKVPLPEYIGEGPEYNPKSGSKSRGGSGGKRKFSGKRKSKS, from the coding sequence TTGAAGTTTAAAGAAGTAGGAATTCAAAGTCCGGTACTAGAAGGGATCGAGGCGATGGGCTTTGAAAATGCAACTCCGATTCAGGAGCAAGCGATCCCACTTATATTAGAAGGAAAAGACCTGATTGCCTGTGCCCAAACGGGAACGGGCAAGACGGCGGCTTTTTTACTCCCTACGATACAGCAGATTCAAGCGCAGGCCAATCATGGTTCTATCGACTGTTTGATCATCGTGCCTACTCGCGAGTTGGCTGTGCAGATCGATCAGCAGTTGCAGGGATTGGGCTATTTTGTCGATATCAGTTCTCTCGCTATCTATGGTGGAGGAGACGGTAGCTCGTGGGATACCCAAAAGAAAGCCCTCGTCAATGGTGCCAATATCATCATCGCCACTCCGGGTCGACTGATCGCTCACCTCAATCAAGAATATGTGGATCTGTCAAAAGTGACTCATTTCATATTGGATGAAGCAGATCGTATGTTGGACATGGGATTCTATGATGATATCAAGAAGATCATGGAGGGACTCCCCGCTAAGCGCCAGAACCTGATGTTTTCGGCGACCATGCCTCCAAAGATGAGGGTACTGGCCAAGGAGGTATTGAATGATCCCGCCGAATTGAATATAGCGATATCTAAGCCTAGTGAGGCGATTGTTCAGGCTGCCTTTATGACCTACGATAGTCAGAAGTTGGATTTGATCAAGCACCTGCTGAAAGCGAAGAAGCTAGACAGCGTTTTCGTTTTTCTATCGAAGAAGACTGAGGTAGACAAAGCGGCTGCCGCGATCAAGAAAATTGGGATCAATGCTGAGGCGATTCACTCCGGTCTGGAGCAATCCAAAAGGGAAGTAGTTCTCCAGGATTTCATCAACAAGAAGATCAATGTACTGGTAGCCACAGATGTGATGAGCCGCGGTATAGATATCAAGGGTATCGATATGGTGATCAACTACAATGTGCCTGGCGATGCGGAGGACTATGTACATAGGATCGGACGTACAGGTAGAGCTGAGGCTCGAGGTGTGGCCTTCACCTTCGTCAATGAAGAAGATATGTACAAGTTTGCTCAGATCGAGGAGCTGATTGGTGCGGAGATTCGCAAAGTTCCATTGCCTGAGTACATAGGTGAGGGACCGGAGTACAATCCTAAATCTGGTAGCAAATCGAGAGGAGGATCTGGAGGTAAACGTAAATTCTCAGGAAAGCGAAAGAGTAAAAGCTAA